A window of the Bacillus sp. A301a_S52 genome harbors these coding sequences:
- the acsA gene encoding acetate--CoA ligase, translating into MTILQPKKGRYQLEDYDNTKRTFEWDMVQEQFTWFTTGKINIAYECIDRHVNEGKGSKPALLYSDSHRDESYTFEDMKNATNQAAHMFRRLQVQKGDRVFIFMPRSPELYITLLGAIKVGAVVGPLFEAFMKEAVKSRLEDSEAKVIVTTNALLPRIPTHELPFLETIILIDSDEKLTPPYYSFKKEMKASSVDDSVIEWMDLEDGLILHYTSGSTGKPKGVYHVHKAMIQHYQTAKWVLDLRDDDVYWCTADPGWVTGTSYGIFGPWLNGITNVIRGGRFSPDDWYKTIEKYHVTVWYSAPTAFRMLMAAPKETIEKYDLSSLRHILSVGEPLNPEVVKWGWDVFQHRIHDTWWMTETGAMLICNYLSEPIKPGSMGKPIPGIQAAIIDNQGNELPPNEMGHLAIKTGWPSQMRRIWKNEQKFSEYFSIPGWYVSGDTAYKDKDGYFWFQGRNDDVIMTAGERVGPFEIESKLVEHPAVAEAGVIGKPDDVRGHIIKAFVALKSGYEPSDELKNNIQTFIKSELAGHASPKEIEFKEKLPKTRSGKIMRRVLKAWELNEPTGDLSTIDDD; encoded by the coding sequence ATGACCATTTTGCAGCCGAAAAAAGGTCGCTATCAATTGGAGGATTATGATAATACTAAAAGAACGTTTGAATGGGATATGGTACAAGAGCAATTCACTTGGTTCACAACAGGAAAAATTAACATTGCATATGAATGTATTGATCGTCATGTAAACGAAGGGAAAGGTTCGAAACCCGCACTCCTATATAGTGATAGTCACCGAGACGAATCTTACACATTTGAGGACATGAAGAATGCTACTAACCAGGCCGCGCACATGTTTCGTAGATTACAAGTCCAAAAAGGAGATAGAGTTTTTATTTTTATGCCTCGCTCCCCAGAACTTTATATTACTTTACTAGGAGCTATTAAAGTTGGGGCCGTTGTAGGACCCTTATTTGAAGCTTTTATGAAAGAAGCTGTAAAAAGTCGTCTTGAAGACAGCGAAGCAAAAGTTATTGTGACAACTAACGCCCTTCTTCCCCGTATTCCTACCCATGAATTACCTTTTTTAGAGACAATTATTTTAATAGATAGTGATGAAAAGCTAACACCTCCTTATTATTCCTTCAAGAAAGAAATGAAAGCGTCTTCAGTTGATGATTCTGTAATTGAATGGATGGACTTAGAAGATGGCCTTATCCTGCATTACACATCTGGATCTACCGGTAAACCAAAAGGGGTTTATCATGTTCATAAAGCGATGATTCAACATTATCAGACGGCAAAGTGGGTACTAGATTTACGCGATGATGATGTTTACTGGTGTACAGCTGACCCTGGTTGGGTAACAGGAACTTCTTATGGGATTTTTGGACCTTGGCTGAACGGCATTACAAATGTGATTCGTGGAGGGCGTTTTTCACCAGATGATTGGTATAAAACGATAGAAAAATACCATGTTACAGTATGGTACAGTGCACCAACAGCCTTTCGAATGCTAATGGCTGCTCCAAAAGAAACGATTGAAAAATATGATTTAAGCTCTCTAAGGCATATTTTAAGTGTAGGTGAACCGTTAAACCCAGAAGTTGTAAAATGGGGCTGGGATGTGTTCCAACATAGAATTCACGATACATGGTGGATGACCGAAACGGGAGCGATGCTTATTTGTAATTACTTAAGTGAACCAATTAAACCTGGATCAATGGGCAAACCAATACCGGGTATTCAGGCAGCTATTATTGATAATCAAGGAAATGAATTACCGCCTAATGAAATGGGGCACTTAGCAATTAAAACAGGCTGGCCATCGCAAATGAGGCGAATTTGGAAAAATGAGCAGAAATTTAGTGAGTATTTTTCAATCCCTGGCTGGTATGTTTCCGGGGACACAGCATATAAAGATAAAGATGGCTATTTTTGGTTCCAGGGTAGAAATGATGATGTCATTATGACGGCCGGTGAACGAGTGGGTCCGTTTGAGATTGAAAGTAAACTTGTAGAACATCCTGCAGTAGCTGAAGCTGGTGTCATTGGAAAACCTGATGATGTAAGGGGACATATTATTAAAGCTTTTGTCGCTTTAAAATCAGGTTATGAACCGTCCGATGAATTAAAAAACAATATTCAAACATTTATAAAATCTGAGTTAGCAGGTCATGCATCACCAAAAGAAATTGAATTTAAAGAGAAATTACCGAAAACACGGAGTGGTAAAATTATGAGACGGGTGTTAAAGGCATGGGAATTAAATGAACCTACCGGGGACCTTTCGACGATTGATGATGATTAA
- the fumC gene encoding class II fumarate hydratase: protein MNYRIEKDTLGEVKVPDTKWWGAQTQRSLENFKIGWEQMPKEVVESFTILKEATAAANLRLHKIEKEKSEMIQTVCRELREEGAYEHFPLVVWQTGSGTQSNMNMNEVVAYRANEKFVEAGSDTRVHPNDDVNRSQSSNDTFPTAMHIAALTEVKARLIPSLKRLRETVEQKADAFETIIKIGRTHLQDATPLTLGQEMSGWAFMLKKSEELITQSAEQLRHLAIGGTAVGTGINAHPHFGNYTAEEISRITGDTFYSSDNKFHALTSHDEIVYVHGAIKGLAADLMKIANDVRWLASGPRSGIGEITIPANEPGSSIMPGKVNPTQSEALTMVVSQVFGNDATIGFAASQGNFELNVFKPVIIYNFLQSVRLLSDAMDSFNHKCVAGIEVNEDVIEKHVKNSLMLVTALNPYIGYEKAATIAKTAYETNSTLKETAIELGYLTEEQFDEYIDLEKMVRPTE from the coding sequence GTGAATTATCGTATTGAAAAAGACACATTAGGTGAAGTAAAAGTCCCAGATACTAAATGGTGGGGAGCGCAAACACAAAGAAGTTTGGAGAACTTTAAAATTGGTTGGGAACAGATGCCAAAAGAAGTTGTGGAATCCTTTACTATTTTAAAAGAAGCCACAGCAGCAGCTAATCTAAGGCTACATAAGATTGAAAAAGAGAAAAGTGAAATGATTCAAACTGTGTGCCGTGAATTGCGAGAAGAAGGAGCGTACGAGCATTTTCCTTTAGTTGTTTGGCAAACAGGTAGTGGCACGCAGTCAAATATGAATATGAATGAAGTCGTTGCCTATAGAGCAAACGAAAAGTTCGTGGAAGCTGGTAGCGATACAAGAGTGCACCCAAACGACGATGTGAATCGTTCTCAAAGTTCGAACGATACCTTTCCAACAGCGATGCATATTGCCGCATTAACCGAAGTAAAAGCACGCCTCATCCCATCATTGAAGCGCCTAAGAGAAACAGTGGAGCAAAAGGCTGATGCGTTTGAAACTATTATAAAAATTGGCCGTACACATTTACAAGATGCTACGCCATTAACGTTAGGACAAGAAATGAGTGGTTGGGCGTTTATGTTAAAAAAATCAGAGGAACTGATTACCCAATCTGCGGAACAGCTTCGTCACCTTGCAATTGGTGGGACAGCTGTAGGAACCGGTATTAATGCCCATCCTCATTTTGGAAACTATACAGCTGAGGAAATTTCTCGCATCACAGGTGACACCTTCTATTCATCCGATAATAAATTCCATGCATTGACTAGTCATGATGAAATTGTCTATGTTCATGGAGCGATTAAAGGCCTAGCTGCAGATTTAATGAAAATAGCCAATGATGTTAGATGGCTTGCTAGTGGCCCACGCTCAGGTATTGGGGAAATTACAATTCCCGCTAATGAACCTGGAAGTTCAATTATGCCAGGGAAAGTAAATCCAACACAATCTGAGGCACTGACGATGGTCGTCTCCCAAGTGTTTGGCAATGATGCCACAATTGGTTTTGCAGCTAGTCAAGGAAACTTTGAATTAAATGTATTTAAGCCAGTCATTATTTATAATTTCCTTCAGTCTGTTCGGTTATTAAGTGATGCGATGGATTCGTTTAATCATAAATGTGTTGCTGGAATCGAAGTAAATGAAGACGTTATCGAGAAACATGTGAAAAACTCATTAATGTTAGTTACAGCGTTAAATCCTTATATTGGATATGAGAAAGCGGCAACTATTGCTAAAACAGCTTATGAAACTAATTCGACATTAAAAGAGACCGCCATTGAATTGGGCTATTTAACAGAAGAGCAGTTTGATGAGTATATCGACCTTGAAAAGATGGTCAGACCTACTGAATGA